The Carassius gibelio isolate Cgi1373 ecotype wild population from Czech Republic chromosome B14, carGib1.2-hapl.c, whole genome shotgun sequence genome has a segment encoding these proteins:
- the si:ch73-43g23.1 gene encoding uncharacterized protein si:ch73-43g23.1, which produces MERWVLEGDSYSFLRSAPHTFNLQSHERPNRVEIFDITSIPSHHNAISETTCLCDIFGDEGESPSLSSSPSSATFIRREVDQSIVVDDTNDSSGSYHTANGSDLSDNAEVTYNTPSPENTLDFSTFETRESRSPPTKSPILSDSKNGLNQLDCTPPASKVNSNDLSQTEKTWEESQVSVITAPVNETAITNASEPQYVNSTPATTLNNPANNPSNPTSCSSEEKEPAVFEQEGINRTPQHISTSPFLDKQIFESDCESLAASPLKQNVVMSSEDKESMIYCSPQEQNILFVQGTMNSGSVSELSNPSPTECSLMQEMFTSSSNKDINFLPIPSVMPVPRLTSTSPVSRKTTSTPASTGKSSPELLNLCPIKFRNTSEIPDFEDTNCATLSVSTLPTNDNGEIDPLTVSDISTETRGLVNSSIDGRERPESPAINKTCSSPHHSASAHSPEQVMIHSPVGYTISPSPTNERTVSSTEPEDSPSFPEVTRIEYSDICSSPDHSEPVIIHSSPCYNISPSPTNERWVYSIEPDASTSSPCGHSDIHSSPDHSIPAHSPEPEIIHSPVGYTITPSPTNKRMIFSVEPNDLPSSPAITGTDYTATPTCSRDSTPALRSITSTPNSRENYLTPEPNSPAPSLELRSFTCSPQIKTISYSVLTQNTKSPGITYNVTPTEDLTQSPAVETNFCGNSSETSSYLFGNDTSVLPSSRNFLLTPESRSRPSSATSDHTKHKTLSSDLQPEPAISLEKAENQSLSIICDGVSHPFSNPIDQFDDHVDSKTLKSLSFVPDECKRSGPLVQTLQDSTSKTSDSGSSTEKTEESQENVTENTTDLTSMCPLDVSLPKPVASVENKQCHVEVFDRNKGTEMLKNDSPSSDKRLSQVPVALRESPESLISKDNGGEFDRQPCRQKEESGKKEGEGEETIGECSYRGEQVELSFSARNRKEPAGHSPALSSRDPKSGIPARCYFESHPTTLQQQCQLRAQGSQQENKVGARRLQSAAQGKYSSEGFLPPEYTGETSSMGSEFDEADNEVKWFTDLAFRSLSSPQVDYLDVYNSSHRSSTNVSQPSTVDSPGAVAWMTYADLRGSALHENDGSSFLLHDSLYPNKRFEMGSFECVDVALESKEESSRGKRTVPKRQIQLLRRNTDESKHKGNNENIMNSPSTYRRSKDSLVRQHSMPAIVQEEVSKEVPNSPQNDRKKTLQKSVSLDDGSPKTQMASCIIKSVLSKKMQDVQKETSKSKDPSPSGDRNKHPDVSPSSFDGVLSTMEKHSLSSSQHSECTLSSEDFAVGEKRVSHHQPKKCAPKVPPKPFLRPAFFNTGEAQIAGIIAREETKPIVALPQVDDKIKNSKSDRKEGGGSNLEEKYNNDSANASISNTSPVVATPAISMQNRMTTRDIRKRQMTPENQEQLAGKSVFMSKTPEITLKPSTIKGKKTSSLKVSLSPDLEQSREISKSQAIEKAAEDINIKSTKLIETEDDDDSNKKSVIHRVRDVRKLVKNTYNLSFKASNSTSTAEDAVIQREREKPPQTPPTLHIECKAISWKDKQTSGSKAMHCQDEKLPVDISKISQPWVSAESKRDVDIPEITSKGSSTKTESKEKTPYSHSTTSDAVPESGSINKRSYIHCDQSSKMPPRPPSKEREVSALVVLPDCTSKTKTVSPTILDSTQMKAASNSHSVSMLLKEKGMQADIGVCDVLTEGTSATAKHVNRLEVPLQGCLSESISSEVQVKAENTSLPCNPTAFVNDSSRTSQPSESPKGTLTEEPSKEQEKKETATTTMTQIPTYLATCGKPEVRSFSSITKNNATPVNASKEIELPIQVRSISTDRLKPFVPPKPSYKQSFAEIKSAPSDPSKADTQPLSVIKQQTISSSESKKNETPSTMTHKDQRNETSSRDTKRLAVSAVSSCKPPSIPVTKTPSLVQKSTTKTLASLDQQQSSAFLQTTSTCQLQTPSFSQDQSILDSSFASNSPGPQALNHTPSVTRASSNNRFHTHDNLFYASDDPPSYDERESFSPLRLSDLPPHSPCRYHPTTKQCSCSCMPSSHSHQGHPNNSPQERVPAASRSPGQVLTCPGGPPQAQVRPHQCRPDGLPVSNTTIPHASALIQPLQHPRACPVSNSQSYGDDNPPVSGLHADRRPANHPSPQAAGPAPYHEYSHSANMSTLDPRPQLFNPQDLTPSFGHDYANEGPGGAGVLYPENASGLSCGQGPRRVLLDPETGKYFYIEVPMQPLRKMLFDPELGQYVEVLIPHQAMSHSGLYPPAAPPYSSLHSPGLYAPQYLPYAVPSYPAISGTAPQVRHPEPPPVPTTLHQTSLRYGSPASQMPKNEPKGHSSLDQSYLESMYYIPTGMNASPNATPSECYHKPSSMPPSGGRRA; this is translated from the coding sequence ATGGAACGCTGGGTTCTAGAGGGCGACAGCTACTCGTTTCTTCGCAGCGCTCCACACACGTTCAACCTGCAGAGTCATGAAAGGCCAAATCGTGTGGagatctttgatatcacttcaaTCCCTAGCCATCATAATGCCATATCTGAAACAACCTGCCTGTGTGACATTTTTGGGGATGAAGGCGAGTCTCCGTCACTTTCCAGCAGCCCATCCTCTGCCACGTTTATCAGGAGGGAAGTGGATCAGTCTATTGTAGTAGATGATACCAATGACTCTTCGGGATCTTACCACACTGCCAATGGATCTGACTTAAGTGACAATGCTGAAGTCACTTACAACACACCTTCTCCAGAAAATACACTGGATTTTTCCACATTTGAGACCAGGGAATCACGTTCACCACCAACTAAATCACCCATCTTGTCTGATTCCAAAAATGGACTTAACCAACTAGACTGCACACCACCTGCATCCAAAGTCAATAGTAATGACCTTTCACAAACAGAAAAAACTTGGGAAGAATCCCAAGTGTCAGTAATCACTGCCCCAGTGAATGAAACGGCAATCACAAATGCATCTGAACCACAGTATGTGAATTCAACACCAGCTACCACCCTGAATAATCCGGCAAATAACCCTTCTAATCCTACATCCTGCTCTTCAGAAGAGAAAGAACCTGCTGTTTTTGAGCAAGAAGGAATTAATAGAACACCACAACATATAAGCACAAGCCCATTTTTAGATAAACaaatatttgagtcagattgtGAATCTTTGGCAGCATCTCCACTTAAACAAAATGTTGTGATGTCTTCTGAGGACAAAGAGAGTATGATCTATTGTAGTCCACAAGAGCAAAACATTCTCTTTGTGCAAGGAACAATGAACAGTGGCTCTGTATCAGAACTATCAAACCCTTCTCCAACAGAATGCAGCCTTATGCAGGAAATGTTTACTTCATCTTCTAACAAAGATATCAACTTTCTACCCATACCCAGTGTCATGCCAGTACCCAGATTAACCTCCACCTCCCCTGTAAGCAGGAAAACTACCTCCACGCCTGCGTCCACAGGTAAATCTTCACCTGAGCTGCTGAATTTGTGTCCAATTAAATTTAGGAACACATCGGAGATTCCAGACTTTGAGGACACTAATtgtgctactttatctgtatctACACTACCTACCAATGATAATGGGGAAATAGATCCCCTAACTGTGTCTGACATTTCTACTGAAACAAGAGGACTGGTAAATTCATCCATAGATGGAAGAGAAAGACCGGAATCACCTGCGATCAATAAAACCTGCTCTTCTCCTCATCACTCAGCATCTGCTCACTCACCAGAACAAGTAATGATTCACTCCCCTGTGGGTTACACCATCAGCCCATCACCTACAAATGAGAGAACAGTTTCTTCGACTGAACCTGAAGACTCACCATCCTTCCCTGAAGTCACAAGGATTGAATACAGTGATATTTGCTCTTCTCCTGATCACTCAGAACCAGTAATCATTCACTCATCTCCATGCTACAACATCAGTCCATCACCTACAAATGAGAGATGGGTTTATTCAATTGAACCTGATGCCTCAACATCTTCCCCTTGTGGTCACAGTGATATACACTCCTCTCCTGATCACTCCATTCCAGCTCACTCGCCAGAACCTGAAATAATTCACTCACCGGTGGGCTATACCATCACCCCATCACCTACAAATAAGAGAATGATTTTTTCAGTGGAACCAAATGATCTGCCATCCTCTCCTGCCATCACAGGAACTGATTACACCGCAACACCTACATGCAGTAGAGATTCCACACCCGCGTTAAGGAGCATTACCTCCACTCCAAACAGCAGAGAAAATTACCTAACACCAGAACCCAATTCCCCAGCCCCTTCACTGGAATTGAGATCATTTACCTGCTCACCTCAAATCAAAACAATATCATATAGTGTTCTCACACAAAATACAAAATCCCCAGGCATCACATATAATGTTACACCAACCGAAGATTTAACCCAATCACCTGCAGTAGAAACAAATTTCTGTGGCAACTCTTCTGAAACTTCCAGCTATCTTTTTGGAAATGACACCTCTGTCTTACCTAGTTCAAGGAACTTTTTGCTAACACCAGAGAGCAGATCAAGGCCCTCATCAGCTACATCAGACCATACCAAACACAAAACACTATCTTCTGATCTCCAGCCGGAGCCTGCCATTTCTCTTGAAAAGGCAGAAAATCAGAGTTTATCCATAATCTGTGATGGAGTTAGTCATCCTTTCTCTAACCCAATAGACCAATTTGATGACCATGTTGACTCAAAGACCCTAAAAAGCCTTTCATTTGTCCCAGATGAATGTAAACGTAGTGGACCACTAGTTCAGACTCTGCAAGATTCAACCTCTAAAACCTCAGATTCTGGATCGTCCACAGAAAAAACTGAGGAAAGTCAAGAAAATGTAACTGAAAACACAACTGATTTAACCTCCATGTGTCCATTGGATGTATCTCTGCCAAAGCCAGTGGCATCTGTAGAGAACAAACAATGCCATGTTGAGGTTTTTGATAGAAACAAGGGAACAGAAATGTTGAAAAATGATTCCCCAAGCAGTGACAAGAGGCTTAGTCAAGTGCCTGTAGCATTAAGAGAAAGCCCAGAAAGCCTTATCAGTAAGGACAATGGTGGTGAATTTGACAGGCAACCATGCAGGCAAAAAGAGGAGAGTGGAAAGAAGGAGGGAGAGGGGGAGGAGACTATTGGAGAGTGTAGTTACAGAGGGGAACAGGTTGAACTGTCATTCAGTGCCAGGAATAGAAAAGAGCCTGCAGGCCACAGCCCAGCTCTCTCAAGTCGAGACCCAAAGTCGGGAATTCCAGCTCGCTGTTATTTTGAGTCTCACCCAACAACTTTGCAGCAACAGTGTCAGCTCAGAGCTCAGGGCTCACAACAAGAGAACAAGGTCGGCGCCAGGAGGCTCCAGTCAGCTGCCCAGGGTAAATACAGCAGTGAAGGCTTTCTTCCTCCAGAATATACTGGTGAGACCTCCAGCATGGGAAGTGAATTTGATGAAGCAGACAATGAAGTTAAGTGGTTTACAGATCTGGCTTTCAGAAGCCTATCTAGTCCTCAGGTGGATTATTTGGATGTGTACAATTCAAGCCACAGATCCTCTACAAATGTTTCACAGCCATCGACTGTAGACAGCCCTGGTGCTGTTGCATGGATGACCTATGCAGATTTACGTGGCTCAGCTTTACATGAAAATGATGGTTCATCTTTTTTACTCCATGACAGCCTGTACCCCAACAAACGCTTTGAAATGGGGAGTTTTGAGTGTGTGGATGTTGCATTAGAGAGCAAGGAAGAGTCCAGTAGAGGAAAGAGGACCGTACCTAAAAGGCAGATCCAGCTGTTAAGGCGGAACACAGATGAATCAAAGCATAAAggaaacaatgaaaatattatgAATTCACCCTCCACATATAGACGCTCGAAAGACTCACTTGTTCGTCAACATAGCATGCCAGCTATTGTGCAAGAGGAAGTTTCCAAGGAGGTGCCAAATTCACCTCAAAATGACAGGAAAAAGACCTTGCAGAAGTCTGTGTCTTTAGATGATGGCTCCCCTAAGACACAAATGGCATCTTGCATTATCAAGAGTGTATTGTCAAAGAAAATGCAAGATGTGCAAAAAGAGACATCAAAAAGCAAAGACCCAAGTCCTTCTGGAGATAGAAATAAACATCCTGATGTCAGCCCCAGCTCTTTTGATGGCGTACTAAGTACCATGGAGAAACATAGTTTAAGCTCTAGCCAGCATTCTGAATGTACTCTTTCATCTGAAGATTTTGCTGTTGGAGAGAAGAGAGTTTCACATCATCAGCCGAAGAAGTGTGCTCCAAAAGTTCCTCCAAAGCCATTCTTAAGACCTGCATTCTTTAACACTGGGGAAGCTCAAATTGCTGGCATCATTGCAAGGGAAGAAACCAAGCCTATAGTGGCCCTTCCACAAGttgatgacaaaataaaaaacagcaagaGTGATAGGAAAGAGGGAGGAGGTAGCAACCTTGAAGAGAAGTACAATAATGACTCAGCAAATGCCAGTATCAGTAACACAAGTCCTGTTGTTGCTACACCAGCAATAAGCATGCAGAACAGAATGACAACCAGAGACATAAGGAAGCGCCAGATGACACCGGAAAACCAGGAACAACTGGCTGGAAAGAGTGTATTTATGTCGAAAACCCCAGAGATAACTTTGAAACCTTCTACTATCAAAGGAAAAAAGACATCTTCTCTGAAAGTGTCTTTGTCCCCTGATCTGGAACAGTCCAGAGAAATATCCAAATCTCAGGCAATAGAGAAAGCTGCAGAAGATATAAACATCAAGTCTACTAAACTCATAGAGACTGAAGACGATGATGACAGCAACAAAAAATCTGTTATACACAGAGTTAGGGATGTGAGGAAGTTAGTGAAAAACACATACAACCTGTCTTTCAAAGCATCAAATTCAACCTCTACTGCAGAAGACGCAGTGATTCAAAGGGAAAGAGAGAAGCCACCGCAAACTCCTCCAACCTTACACATTGAATGCAAAGCCATCAGTTGGAAGGACAAACAAACATCAGGCAGCAAAGCAATGCACTGTCAAGATGAAAAACTGCCTGTTGACATATCAAAAATATCACAACCATGGGTGAGCGCAGAGTCAAAAAGAGATGTTGACATCCCTGAAATAACATCCAAAGGCTCTTCAACAAAGACTGAGTCAAAAGAAAAAACACCATATTCTCACTCTACAACCTCAGATGCAGTACCTGAATCAGGAAGTATCAATAAAAGATCTTACATTCACTGTGATCAGAGTTCTAAGATGCCCCCTAGACCCCCAAGTAAGGAGCGAGAAGTTTCTGCGTTGGTGGTTCTACCGGATTGCACATCCAAGACAAAGACCGTTTCCCCTACAATTCTTGACTCTACTCAGATGAAAGCTGCAAGCAACAGCCACTCTGTATCCATGCTACTGAAAGAAAAAGGGATGCAGGCTGACATTGGAGTCTGTGATGTTCTCACTGAAGGTACAAGTGCTACCGCTAAACATGTCAACAGGCTTGAGGTACCGTTACAGGGGTGTTTATCAGAAAGCATTTCAAGTGAAGTACAAGTAAAGGCAGAAAATACATCATTGCCTTGCAATCCAACAGCTTTTGTCAATGATTCGTCGAGAACATCTCAACCAAGTGAGAGTCCCAAGGGAACACTGACAGAAGAACCTTCAAAGGaacaagaaaaaaaggaaactgCCACTACGACTATGACACAAATTCCAACTTATTTAGCAACATGTGGCAAACCAGAGGTGAGGTCTTTTTCAAGCATTACAAAAAACAATGCCACGCCAGTGAATGCATCAAAAGAGATTGAGTTACCCATACAAGTGAGATCAATATCCACTGATAGACTAAAGCCATTTGTACCACCAAAACCCAGCTATAAACAATCATTTGCAGAAATTAAGTCTGCGCCAAGTGACCCATCAAAAGCAGATACTCAGCCATTGTCTGTTATTAAACAGCAAACAATATCAAGTAGTGAATCAAAGAAAAATGAAACACCATCAACAATGACACACAAGGATCAACGAAACGAAACTTCATCAAGAGATACAAAAAGACTGGCTGTATCAGCTGTATCAAGCTGCAAGCCACCATCCATCCCAGTCACTAAAACTCCAAGTCTTGTGCAAAAATCCACCACAAAGACACTGGCCAGTCTGGATCAACAGCAATCTTCTGCTTTCTTGCAAACAACCAGCACTTGCCAGCTGCAGACCCCATCATTCAGTCAAGACCAGTCGATACTAGATAGTTCCTTTGCTTCTAACTCACCAGGACCACAAGCACTTAACCACACACCATCTGTGACAAGAGCTTCATCGAATAATCGTTTTCACACACATGACAATCTTTTCTACGCTTCAGATGATCCTCCCAGCTATGATGAGCGAGAGAGTTTCAGCCCGCTACGGCTCTCAGACTTACCCCCACATAGCCCATGCAGGTATCATCCAACAACTAAGCAATGTTCTTGCTCCTGCATGCCAAGTTCTCATTCGCATCAAGGACATCCCAACAACAGTCCACAGGAACGGGTACCAGCAGCCTCTCGGTCTCCAGGCCAAGTCCTTACCTGTCCCGGTGGTCCTCCGCAAGCTCAAGTTCGTCCTCATCAGTGCAGACCAGATGGTCTACCAGTCTCCAATACCACAATACCTCATGCCTCAGCTTTGATTCAGCCTCTTCAGCATCCACGAGCTTGCCCTGTTTCAAACTCACAATCCTATGGTGATGACAATCCTCCAGTTTCTGGGCTGCATGCAGATAGACGGCCAGCCAATCACCCTTCACCTCAGGCAGCAGGTCCTGCTCCCTATCATGAGTATTCTCATTCAGCTAACATGTCTACTCTGGATCCCCGGCCGCAGTTGTTTAATCCTCAAGATTTGACACCATCTTTTGGCCACGATTACGCAAATGAAGGTCCAGGTGGAGCTGGTGTATTGTATCCAGAGAATGCAAGTGGGCTCAGCTGTGGCCAAGGTCCTCGTCGTGTTCTTCTTGATCCAGAGACTGGTAAATACTTCTACATTGAGGTACCAATGCAACCACTCAGAAAAATGTTGTTTGATCCTGAATTGGGCCAGTATGTAGAAGTTCTCATACCACATCAGGCAATGTCCCATTCAGGGCTATATCCACCAGCTGCACCGCCCTACTCCTCTCTGCACAGTCCTGGGTTGTATGCACCACAGTACCTGCCTTATGCAGTGCCATCTTATCCAGCAATCTCAGGTACTGCCCCGCAAGTTCGCCATCCGGAGCCACCTCCTGTGCCCACCACACTTCACCAGACTTCCTTAAGGTATGGAAGCCCTGCAAGCCAGATGCCAAAAAATGAACCGAAAGGCCATTCATCACTGGATCAAAGCTATCTAGAAAGCATGTATTACATCCCCACTGGGATGAATGCAAGCCCAAATGCAACCCCTTCAGAATGCTACCACAAGCCATCAAGCATGCCTCCTTCAGGGGGACGAAGAGCATGA